The Numida meleagris isolate 19003 breed g44 Domestic line chromosome 20, NumMel1.0, whole genome shotgun sequence genome has a window encoding:
- the KLHDC7A gene encoding kelch domain-containing protein 7A: protein MSQWVTVPWQSDMQLTGKLVLSAAALLLLTLAYRFYKSRSAPGDNNPTSDACREKGRRENAALNGQDVEGLRHRRVCGAWSGGDAQASVSDPRRKRETLPTSEEEKGGEAKSHSTGDLNEMLNGEEGGWNGHSVLVPHIMLPNQMADGGAQSTEQDLANRITPQEGSRGTIQTLSVTSELGVKITASYRESDSSYSFSSIAKIQVEESYIAERKAKDGDGRLSPGLRALRCSSEHVTEELQCLEWVNTEQQRLERVSEELQGSEGVNKELQGSEGVNEELQSFATPLPETHSQEPAVASQDPTTSSTVPSNAESLEKDPKPPASTRSISRKNSFLQISENSHLQLPMDGFRVTPASMPPASPQLDLVAKANFFPTSPSSLDTHLDLGNCYEVLCRAKVEKLGFLQEAAYKVMSDNYLQVLRMPSIYCRLNASERDLILQRRMKGKLCVVVADISTRELGLCASQLCCYDDKGDRWHHLCHVPPEVVSQGCAMCSMFNYLFVVAGCEGLGHTRRPSNRVFCYNPLTNIWREICPLNQARPHCKLVALDGCLYAIGGECLYTVERYDPRYDRWVFIAPLPHDTFAVAHTATVCDGEIYVTGGTLRYVLLRYVAREDSWIVSPASGGKDRTVEMVSVNGFIYRFDLNRSMGIGVYRCGAKAKLWYECATHAKAYPACFQCAVVGSLVHCIGRHFHIRFLADPVSPRFGTKELQPFPSPRGSLIPVVLVLPWAEMAQTRV, encoded by the exons ATGAGCCAGTGGGTAACCGTGCCCTGGCAGTCCGACATGCAGCTGACTGGCAAGCTGGTCCTCTCTGCCGCCGCTCTTCTCCTGCTGACTTTGGCATACAGATTTTACAAGTCCCGCTCGGCACCTGGAGACAACAACCCGACATCTGATGCTTGcagagagaaggggagaagggaaaatgcagcCCTGAATGGGCAGGATGTGGAGGGTCTACGGCACAGGCGGGTGTGCGGGGCATGGAGTGGTGGTGATGCCCAAGCGAGTGTCTCAGATCCACGGCGAAAGAGAGAAACTCTGCCAACAagtgaggaggaaaaaggaggggAGGCAAAATCTCACAGCACTGGGGATCTGAATGAAATGCTGAATGGGGAGGAGGGCGGTTGGAATGGACACAGTGTGCTTGTCCCACACATCATGCTTCCCAACCAGATGGCAGATGGGGGTGCACAAAGCACGGAGCAGGATTTGGCCAATAGAATTACCCCccaggaggggagcagagggacgATCCAGACCCTTAGTGTCACCTCGGAGCTGGGGGTAAAGATAACAGCAAGCTACAGGGAGTCAGATAGCTCCTACTCTTTCTCCTCGATTGCAAAGATCCAGGTGGAGGAGAGCTACATCGCTGAGAGGAAGGCAAAGGATGGGGATGGACGGCTGTCTCCTGGCCTCAGAG CCTTGAGATGTAGCTCGGAGCATGTCACGGAAGAATTGCAGTGCTTGGAGTGGGTCAACACAGAGCAACAGAGATTGGAGCGGGTCAGCGAAGAGCTGCAGGGATCAGAGGGGGTCAACAAAGAGCTGCAGGGATCAGAGGGTGTCAACgaagagctgcagagctttgcCACTCCACTCCCTGAGACTCACTCCCAAGAACCAGCTGTGGCATCACAGGACCCTACCACCTCTTCTACTGTCCCATCAAATGCAGAGAGCTTGGAAAAGGACCCCAAGCCTCCAGCTTCCACTCGCAGCATCAGCCGCAAGAACAGCTTCCTCCAGATCTCAGAGAACTCTCACCTCCAGCTGCCCATGGATGGGTTCCGTGTTACACCAGCCAGCATGCCACCAGCAAGCCCTCAGCTGGATCTGGTGGCCAAAGCCAACTTCTTCCCAACATCACCCTCCAGTCTAGACACCCATTTGGACCTGGGCAACTGCTATGAGGTCCTCTGTAGGGCCAAGGTAGAGAAGCTTGGCTTCCTCCAGGAGGCTGCCTACAAGGTCATGAGTGACAACTACCTACAGGTGCTGAGGATGCCCTCCATATACTGCCGCCTCAATGCCAGTGAGCGGGACCTCATCCTTCAGCGCAGAATGAAGGGGAAGTTGTGCGTAGTTGTGGCAGACATCAGCACACGTGAGCTTGGCCTCTGTGcaagccagctctgctgctatGATGACAAAGGGGACCGTTGGCATCACCTTTGCCATGTGCCACCAGAGGTGGTCTCCCAGGGGTGCGCCATGTGCAGCATGTTCAACTACCTCTTTGTGGTAGCAGGCTGCGAAGGCTTGGGCCACACACGGAGACCTTCCAACCGTGTCTTCTGCTACAACCCACTGACCAATATCTGGAGGGAGATCTGCCCCTTGAACCAGGCGCGGCCTCACTGCAAGCTGGTGGCCTTGGATGGCTGCCTCTATGCCATTGGTGGGGAGTGCCTCTACACGGTGGAGCGGTATGACCCACGGTATGACCGCTGGGTCTTCATTGCCCCACTGCCTCATGACACCTTTGCTGTAGCCCACACGGCCACAGTGTGTGATGGGGAGATCTACGTGACGGGGGGCACCTTGCGCTACGTGCTGCTGCGCTACGTGGCCCGTGAGGACAGCTGGATAGTCAGCCCGGCCAGCGGCGGCAAGGACCGGACAGTGGAGATGGTGAGTGTCAACGGTTTCATCTACCGCTTTGACCTCAATCGCAGCATGGGTATTGGTGTCTATCGCTGTGGAGCCAAGGCCAAGCTGTGGTATGAGTGTGCCACCCACGCCAAAGCCTACCCAGCCTGTTTCCAGTGTGCCGTGGTGGGCAGCCTGGTGCACTGCATTGGTCGCCACTTCCACATCCGCTTCTTGGCCGACCCCGTCTCACCGCGCTTTGGGAccaaggagctgcagcccttcccTTCACCCCGGGGTAGCCTGATCCCAGTCGTCCTggtgctgccatgggcagagatGGCGCAGACACGGGTCTGA